One part of the Nostoc sp. PCC 7120 = FACHB-418 genome encodes these proteins:
- a CDS encoding CPP1-like family protein, with amino-acid sequence MSDQSPYEKLGVSEDASFDEIQDARNRLFEQYSGDSKSVEIIEAAYDAILMDRLRMRQEGKIKVPERIRFPELRVQSPPKENLTPREQSPVWLQKILDQPSGTDVLLPGVWFLGLSAISVFYPAAGDQVLQLALVIGVGTSIFFLNRKEGRFGRAVLFTLVGLIIGLITGGLIAGLLLPQIPAISFTANQFSTVLTFILLWLISSFLR; translated from the coding sequence ATGAGCGATCAAAGTCCCTACGAAAAACTTGGGGTATCAGAAGATGCTAGCTTTGATGAGATTCAGGACGCTCGCAATCGCCTATTTGAACAATATAGTGGCGATAGCAAGAGTGTAGAAATCATTGAGGCTGCCTACGATGCGATTTTAATGGATCGTTTGAGGATGCGCCAAGAAGGTAAAATCAAGGTTCCTGAACGTATCCGCTTTCCAGAGTTAAGAGTGCAATCGCCTCCTAAAGAAAACTTAACACCCCGCGAGCAGTCCCCTGTATGGCTGCAAAAAATATTAGATCAGCCTTCAGGGACAGATGTGCTTTTGCCAGGGGTTTGGTTTTTGGGTTTGAGTGCTATTAGTGTTTTTTATCCAGCAGCAGGCGATCAAGTTTTGCAGTTGGCGTTGGTAATTGGGGTAGGAACTAGTATTTTCTTTCTCAATCGTAAAGAAGGCCGATTTGGTAGAGCAGTTTTGTTCACTCTTGTAGGTCTGATTATAGGCTTAATTACTGGTGGACTGATTGCTGGTTTACTATTGCCGCAAATACCCGCTATCAGCTTCACTGCAAATCAGTTTTCAACGGTACTGACTTTTATATTATTGTGGTTGATTAGCAGTTTTCTACGCTAA